A single window of Prochlorococcus marinus XMU1410 DNA harbors:
- the mutS gene encoding DNA mismatch repair protein MutS, translated as MQEDTIIQKNLFAIGNDNNEQKEITKIPEDLSLEDLKKESQKRPRQRKNSTNLINKFKTDLISNNKNVCINEESYSYKTVSKLKLTPVMKHYVTLKEENKDRLLLYRLGDFFECFFEDAVLISNLLEITLTSKDAGKEIGKIPMAGVPHHAMERYCADLIKKNYSVVICDQLEKSSGNYGTPIKRGITRIITPGTVIEEGMLIAKKNNWISAIYLSEENSDESYEWGISKADVSTGELITLEGQSLSKLFDEIIKLDSSEIIVGSVAVRDLLIKGNSQITYTVSQETNFGINEANYLIKNYFQIANLEGIGLKNLNNATRSLGGLLNYLEKINPSNLDKDSSLKISLDFPQIQYGHNKLIIDYQTQKNLEIKNTQRENNYVGSLLWSIDRTYTCMGARCLRRWIDSPLLNVNEIYKRQNIITNFLESKKLRTDTQNLLRAMGDLERLAGRACAGHASPRDLIAIAEGLKKLPRLKSIIELFKYDLPDWTDQLKNIDEGLLELADTISFKLVENPPLNISEGGMIHDGVDNILDGLRNLMDDYSEWLNKEESKERKISKISNLKIQFHKNFGYYISINKSKVNLAPQHWIKRQTLTNEERYITSEIKNKENKIFQIKSRASSKEYEIFCELRNIVAEKTKQIRSIAKSIASLDALLGLSITSVENNFIKPSLIPINDSITKNSTKIIAGRNPIVEQLLSDKKFVANDISFEDNQKLIILTGPNASGKSCFIRQLGLIQILTQIGSFVPANNAEIKIADRIFTRIGAVDDQSSGQSTFMVEMSETASILNQATSSSLVLLDEIGRGTSTFDGLSIAWSVSEYLAKKIQCNTIFATHYHELNYLKNSNKNIQNFQVLVEQNNDQLIFSHRIVKGGSNKSYGIEAAKLAGVPKEVIEKAKSVLNSLEENNKLNYDIK; from the coding sequence ATGCAAGAAGATACGATAATTCAAAAGAATTTATTTGCGATTGGTAATGATAATAATGAACAAAAAGAAATAACAAAAATTCCAGAAGATTTATCTTTGGAAGATTTAAAAAAAGAATCGCAAAAAAGACCCAGACAAAGAAAAAATTCAACTAATTTAATAAATAAATTCAAGACTGATTTAATTTCAAATAACAAAAATGTTTGCATCAATGAAGAATCTTATAGCTATAAAACAGTTTCAAAACTGAAATTAACTCCTGTAATGAAGCATTATGTAACTCTAAAAGAAGAAAATAAAGATAGGTTATTACTTTATAGATTAGGAGATTTTTTTGAATGTTTTTTTGAGGACGCTGTATTAATATCTAACCTTTTAGAAATAACGCTTACCAGTAAAGATGCTGGCAAAGAGATTGGTAAGATCCCTATGGCAGGGGTTCCCCATCATGCAATGGAGAGATACTGTGCTGATTTAATTAAAAAAAATTATTCTGTGGTTATATGCGATCAATTAGAAAAAAGTTCTGGAAATTATGGGACTCCAATTAAAAGAGGAATAACAAGAATAATTACTCCTGGAACTGTAATTGAAGAGGGGATGTTGATAGCAAAGAAAAACAATTGGATTAGTGCTATTTACTTATCAGAAGAAAACTCAGATGAATCCTATGAATGGGGTATATCAAAAGCTGATGTAAGCACAGGAGAATTAATAACTTTAGAAGGCCAATCTCTGTCAAAACTATTTGATGAAATTATTAAATTAGATTCTTCAGAAATCATTGTAGGAAGCGTTGCAGTAAGAGATTTATTAATTAAAGGAAATAGTCAAATTACATATACTGTTTCTCAAGAGACTAATTTTGGAATTAATGAAGCAAATTATCTAATAAAAAATTATTTCCAAATTGCAAACCTAGAGGGAATAGGACTTAAAAATTTAAACAATGCAACTAGATCACTTGGAGGTTTATTAAATTATTTAGAAAAAATTAATCCTTCAAATTTAGATAAAGATTCTTCTTTAAAAATCTCATTAGACTTTCCACAAATCCAATATGGTCACAACAAATTAATTATTGATTATCAAACTCAAAAAAACTTAGAAATCAAAAATACGCAACGAGAAAACAATTATGTAGGTTCGCTATTATGGAGTATTGATAGGACTTATACCTGCATGGGCGCAAGGTGTTTAAGAAGGTGGATAGATTCTCCACTATTAAACGTTAATGAAATTTATAAAAGACAAAATATAATTACAAACTTTCTTGAATCTAAAAAATTACGTACAGATACCCAAAATTTACTTAGAGCAATGGGGGATTTAGAAAGACTTGCAGGTAGAGCTTGTGCAGGTCATGCAAGTCCCAGAGACTTAATTGCAATAGCTGAAGGTTTAAAAAAATTGCCTAGACTAAAATCCATAATTGAATTATTTAAATATGATCTCCCAGATTGGACTGATCAATTAAAAAATATTGATGAAGGACTCTTAGAATTAGCTGATACTATAAGTTTTAAATTAGTAGAAAATCCTCCTCTAAATATTAGTGAAGGAGGCATGATCCACGATGGTGTTGACAATATATTAGATGGTTTACGAAATTTAATGGATGATTACTCTGAGTGGCTAAATAAAGAGGAATCAAAGGAAAGAAAAATTAGCAAAATTTCAAACCTAAAAATTCAATTTCATAAAAATTTTGGTTATTACATTTCTATTAATAAGTCAAAAGTTAATTTAGCTCCACAACATTGGATCAAAAGGCAAACACTTACAAATGAAGAAAGGTATATCACTTCTGAAATTAAAAATAAAGAAAATAAGATTTTCCAAATAAAAAGTAGAGCTTCATCAAAAGAATATGAAATTTTCTGCGAATTAAGAAATATAGTTGCTGAAAAAACAAAACAAATAAGATCAATCGCAAAATCCATAGCATCTCTTGATGCATTACTTGGTTTATCAATTACTTCAGTAGAAAACAATTTTATAAAACCTTCATTAATACCAATAAATGATTCAATAACAAAAAATAGTACAAAAATTATCGCAGGAAGAAATCCAATTGTAGAGCAATTGTTAAGTGATAAAAAGTTTGTAGCAAACGATATCTCTTTTGAGGATAATCAAAAATTAATTATATTAACCGGTCCCAATGCAAGCGGAAAAAGTTGCTTTATAAGACAACTTGGTTTAATACAAATTCTCACACAAATTGGTAGCTTTGTTCCTGCTAATAATGCTGAAATCAAGATTGCAGATAGAATTTTCACAAGAATTGGGGCTGTTGATGATCAATCATCTGGACAATCAACATTTATGGTAGAAATGTCTGAAACTGCATCAATTCTAAATCAGGCAACTTCTAGCTCACTAGTTTTACTTGATGAGATTGGCAGAGGGACATCTACTTTTGATGGACTTTCAATAGCTTGGTCAGTAAGTGAATATCTTGCAAAAAAAATTCAATGTAATACTATTTTTGCTACGCACTATCATGAGCTTAATTATTTAAAAAATTCAAATAAGAATATACAAAATTTTCAAGTTTTAGTAGAACAAAATAACGATCAGCTAATTTTTAGCCACAGGATTGTCAAAGGGGGCTCAAACAAAAGCTATGGCATAGAAGCAGCTAAATTAGCAGGAGTCCCAAAAGAAGTTATAGAAAAAGCAAAATCAGTTTTAAATTCTTTAGAAGAAAATAACAAATTAAATTATGATATTAAGTAG
- a CDS encoding aspartate kinase, which translates to MALLVKKFGGTSVGDIKKIKNIASSICQSKEAGNEIVVVVSAMGQTTDDLNCLAESISKNPNRRELDMLLSTGEQVTIALLSMALNEYGIPAISMTGSQVGIITESIHGKARILDIKTERIQNYLNQGFVVVVAGFQGTTLSHTGSMEITTLGRGGSDTSAVALSTALGAETCEIYTDVPGVLTTDPRIVPNAKLLDEISCEEMLELASVGASVLHPRAVEIARNYGIKLCVKSSQSDSSGTLLESQIQPLPLKRGSLELTKTVNSLEVLENQAVFSLSNIPDRPGIAAQIFEKLSEASINVDLIIQATNDGNKNDITFTVGELEVKKTAEQCELITSQLGGEFNLKTNMTKLSIQGAGIMGRPSVSADLFDTLSQANINVRLIATSEIKVSCVIEINNIPKAIRFVAEKFKLSDTQIFVNPINEKQDQPEVRGIALDKNQVQVSFRKLPDRPGVAASICLALAENNLLIDTIVQSERISTLKTKDISLTMNKQDREKANLVFEALTKKLPGSYIEDGPAIAKVSTVGAGMAFKVGTAGKIFRALADQNINIEMIATSEIRTSCIVLEKDCDKAVNAIHNHFELEK; encoded by the coding sequence ATGGCTTTACTAGTAAAAAAATTTGGCGGTACTTCTGTCGGTGATATTAAAAAAATTAAAAATATTGCAAGTAGCATTTGTCAAAGTAAAGAAGCAGGGAATGAAATTGTCGTAGTTGTCTCTGCGATGGGGCAAACTACAGATGATTTAAATTGTTTAGCGGAATCAATTAGTAAAAATCCTAATCGAAGAGAATTGGATATGCTTCTCTCAACTGGAGAGCAAGTAACCATAGCTCTTCTATCAATGGCATTAAACGAATACGGAATACCTGCAATTTCAATGACTGGTAGCCAGGTTGGAATTATTACTGAATCAATTCATGGGAAAGCGAGAATTCTGGATATTAAAACAGAAAGGATCCAAAATTATTTAAATCAGGGTTTTGTAGTTGTCGTAGCTGGATTTCAAGGAACAACATTAAGCCATACGGGTTCAATGGAAATTACAACTTTGGGTAGAGGTGGTTCAGATACTTCCGCGGTAGCTTTATCAACAGCTTTAGGAGCTGAGACTTGCGAAATTTATACAGACGTTCCAGGGGTTCTTACTACTGATCCAAGGATTGTTCCTAATGCAAAACTCTTAGATGAAATTAGCTGTGAGGAAATGCTTGAACTTGCAAGCGTCGGTGCTTCAGTTCTCCATCCAAGAGCAGTAGAAATTGCTCGCAATTATGGAATTAAATTGTGTGTCAAATCAAGCCAAAGTGACTCCAGTGGGACTCTCTTAGAAAGTCAAATCCAACCTCTCCCGCTAAAAAGAGGAAGCTTAGAATTAACAAAAACAGTCAATAGTCTTGAAGTATTAGAAAACCAAGCAGTATTCAGTCTCTCAAATATTCCTGATAGGCCTGGGATTGCTGCGCAAATATTTGAAAAACTTTCAGAAGCAAGTATTAACGTAGATTTAATAATACAAGCGACAAATGATGGAAATAAAAACGATATTACATTTACTGTTGGTGAATTAGAAGTAAAAAAGACTGCAGAACAATGTGAACTTATAACTAGTCAATTAGGGGGAGAATTTAACTTAAAAACCAACATGACAAAATTAAGTATTCAAGGAGCAGGCATTATGGGCAGACCTAGTGTTTCAGCTGATTTATTTGATACTTTATCTCAAGCGAATATAAACGTTAGGTTAATAGCTACTAGTGAAATTAAAGTCAGTTGTGTAATTGAAATTAATAATATACCAAAAGCTATTAGATTTGTTGCTGAGAAATTTAAGTTATCCGATACACAAATATTTGTTAATCCAATCAATGAAAAACAAGATCAACCTGAAGTAAGAGGAATTGCATTAGATAAAAACCAAGTTCAGGTAAGCTTTCGAAAACTGCCTGATCGTCCAGGTGTAGCAGCATCGATATGTTTAGCATTAGCTGAAAATAATTTACTTATCGATACTATTGTTCAGTCTGAAAGAATTTCCACTTTAAAAACTAAAGATATTAGTCTTACAATGAATAAACAAGATAGAGAAAAAGCTAACTTAGTTTTTGAAGCCTTAACAAAAAAATTACCCGGATCATACATTGAAGATGGCCCTGCTATAGCAAAAGTAAGTACTGTAGGTGCGGGAATGGCATTTAAGGTTGGGACGGCTGGAAAAATATTTAGAGCATTGGCTGACCAAAATATCAATATTGAAATGATTGCCACTAGTGAAATTAGGACTTCATGTATTGTCTTAGAAAAAGATTGTGACAAAGCAGTTAATGCGATTCATAATCATTTCGAATTAGAAAAATAA
- a CDS encoding nuclear transport factor 2 family protein gives MTRVISIVDLKELFTKPYGTDAPTKQKWAEFYNENVIFTDPTQETEGLDSYVKAQEKLVKRCDDVFLETHAISITGDCGFVEWTMGLKIMGKEFIYPGTTRLLFGENGLIKEHRDYFDFCGPTFGPVPILGPFIRWLYSKFVS, from the coding sequence ATGACAAGAGTAATTTCTATTGTGGATTTAAAGGAATTATTTACTAAACCTTATGGAACAGATGCTCCAACTAAACAAAAGTGGGCTGAATTTTATAATGAGAATGTTATTTTTACAGACCCAACTCAGGAAACAGAGGGCTTAGATTCTTATGTTAAAGCTCAAGAAAAGCTAGTAAAAAGATGTGATGATGTTTTTTTAGAAACTCATGCAATTTCCATAACTGGGGATTGTGGATTTGTTGAATGGACAATGGGTTTAAAAATTATGGGTAAAGAATTTATTTATCCGGGAACTACTCGTTTATTATTTGGTGAAAATGGATTGATAAAAGAGCACAGAGATTACTTTGATTTTTGTGGTCCAACTTTTGGACCAGTGCCTATTTTAGGACCTTTTATAAGATGGCTTTATAGTAAATTTGTATCTTGA
- a CDS encoding GNAT family N-acetyltransferase — protein sequence MKEISLIKHTKGALGLRVFGLGPNLKPTNGLIKLQKLLDKNAFWAKKRTINDLKKCLANSDVVISLWVGKEIVGFGRALTDGIYRGVLWDIVIDQNHQGKGFGTLIVKNLLSSKKIKNTKKIYLMTTNKKLFYSQFDFKEVSSQNLLIREI from the coding sequence ATGAAAGAAATATCTCTAATCAAACATACTAAAGGAGCTTTAGGATTAAGGGTTTTTGGATTAGGTCCTAATCTTAAACCAACAAACGGACTAATTAAGCTACAAAAATTACTAGATAAAAATGCTTTCTGGGCAAAAAAAAGAACAATTAATGATCTAAAAAAATGTCTTGCTAACAGCGATGTCGTAATAAGTCTTTGGGTTGGTAAGGAAATAGTTGGTTTTGGGAGAGCTTTAACCGATGGGATTTACCGCGGAGTGCTTTGGGATATTGTTATTGATCAAAATCACCAAGGCAAAGGTTTTGGCACATTAATTGTAAAAAATCTTTTATCTTCTAAAAAAATTAAAAATACAAAAAAAATATATTTAATGACAACAAATAAAAAATTGTTTTATTCTCAATTTGATTTTAAAGAAGTTTCTTCTCAAAATTTATTAATTCGAGAAATATAA
- the ribH gene encoding 6,7-dimethyl-8-ribityllumazine synthase has product MAIFEGSFTNASTLKVGIVIARFNDLITNKILSGCLDCLHRHGLDTSESSNQVDIAWVPGSFELPIAAKTLMKKKSYDVVIALGAVIRGETSHYDVVISEASKGISQVSNENNVPIIFGVLTTDTMQQALERAGIKNNLGWNYALQAIEMGSLIKNLN; this is encoded by the coding sequence ATGGCTATTTTTGAGGGCTCTTTTACTAATGCATCTACTTTAAAAGTTGGGATTGTAATAGCAAGATTTAATGATTTAATTACAAACAAAATTCTATCTGGTTGTCTTGATTGTTTACATAGACATGGTTTAGATACTTCTGAATCAAGCAATCAAGTAGATATAGCTTGGGTCCCGGGTTCCTTTGAATTACCAATCGCAGCTAAAACCCTCATGAAAAAAAAGAGTTATGACGTTGTAATTGCTCTTGGGGCTGTGATTCGTGGTGAAACTTCCCACTATGATGTAGTTATATCTGAGGCTAGCAAAGGTATTTCGCAAGTTTCAAATGAAAATAATGTTCCAATTATTTTTGGAGTTTTAACTACTGATACAATGCAACAGGCTTTAGAAAGAGCAGGGATTAAGAATAATCTTGGTTGGAATTATGCTTTACAAGCAATTGAGATGGGATCCTTAATTAAAAATTTAAATTAA
- the psbZ gene encoding photosystem II reaction center protein PsbZ, translated as MQAVNFFFVNALLFASLIAVVGVPVLYVTQPSTEEGQKESRRKIYSIAAVWVVLVFVTGIVSSLV; from the coding sequence ATGCAGGCTGTTAACTTTTTCTTCGTAAATGCTCTATTATTTGCTTCTTTAATTGCGGTAGTTGGAGTACCCGTTTTATATGTGACTCAACCTTCTACTGAAGAAGGACAGAAAGAAAGTAGGAGAAAAATTTATTCTATTGCTGCTGTTTGGGTTGTTTTGGTTTTTGTTACAGGGATAGTTTCTTCATTAGTTTGA
- a CDS encoding precorrin-8X methylmutase, whose product MVIDHPIFLESIRFIRSRLAANDLNYLEKKVLERLVHTSGDFTVQNLLNFSEGACEKGLKALKNGAPILTDTDMAAAAIKSMAENTTRNKVFTARMWFGTNNHTNLTKTAYGLSEGWKELSAINSGSKSPIVVIGSSPTALTYLIDILENAKDLPSLIIGMPVGFIGVENSKNKLISTDLPRIVLNSTRGGAAMAAAAVNALLRETI is encoded by the coding sequence ATGGTAATAGATCATCCAATTTTTTTGGAAAGTATCAGATTCATAAGATCCCGTTTAGCAGCCAATGATCTAAATTATTTGGAAAAAAAAGTATTAGAGAGATTAGTCCATACTTCAGGAGATTTTACGGTTCAAAATCTTTTAAATTTTAGTGAAGGTGCTTGTGAAAAGGGTCTTAAGGCACTTAAAAATGGTGCTCCGATTTTAACTGATACTGATATGGCAGCAGCAGCAATAAAATCCATGGCAGAAAATACAACTAGGAATAAAGTATTCACCGCTAGAATGTGGTTTGGAACAAATAATCATACAAACTTAACTAAAACTGCATATGGCTTAAGTGAAGGTTGGAAGGAGTTATCCGCTATAAATTCTGGAAGCAAATCTCCTATTGTAGTTATTGGCAGTTCGCCTACAGCCTTAACTTATTTAATTGATATTTTAGAAAATGCAAAAGATTTACCTAGTTTAATTATTGGAATGCCTGTTGGATTTATTGGAGTAGAGAATAGCAAAAATAAATTGATTTCCACCGATCTTCCTAGAATTGTTTTGAATTCAACTAGAGGAGGTGCTGCCATGGCAGCTGCTGCGGTTAACGCCTTATTGAGGGAAACTATTTAA
- the secA gene encoding preprotein translocase subunit SecA — MLKLLLGDPNTRKLKRYQPIVEEINFLEEEISQLTDDELRKETQNLKSNISAELDFKKQKELLEEFLPKAFAIVREASKRVLDMRHFDVQLIGGMVLNDRQIAEMKTGEGKTLVATLPCYLNALTGKGVHVVTVNDYLARRDAEWMGQVHRFLGLSVGLIQQDMNPFERKKNYDCDITYATNSELGFDYLRDNMATDISEVVQRKFNYCVIDEVDSILIDEARTPLIISGQVERPQEKYQKAAELSQALVKAKELSKDGIDPEGDYEVDEKQRSCILTDQGFAKCENYLGVNDLYNPQDPWAHYITNALKAKELFIKDVNYIIKNDEAVIVDEFTGRVMPGRRWSDGQHQAIEAKESLKIQPETQTLASITYQNFFLLYPGLAGMTGTAKTEEVEFEKTYKLESTVIPTNQIRKRQDWSDQVFKTEIGKWKAVAKETIQIHRDGRPVLVGTTSVEKSELLSSLLSAENIPHNLLNAKPENVEREAEIVAQAGRAGAVTIATNMAGRGTDIILGGNSDYMARLKLKELLIPLLVKPDNEHKPPIPKQRNSKSKGGFSTKAGANLKKNISNSSTSLFPCKLDEAIEKKLSLLSDELVKNWGDRQLSVLELDDRIATAAEKAPTDDNLIKLLRECLSDVKKEYEKVLIHEEEKVRDVGGLHVIGTERHESRRVDNQLRGRAGRQGDLGSTRFFLSLDDNLLRIFGGDRVANLMNAFRVDEDMPIESGMLTKSLEGAQKKVETYYYDIRKQVFEYDEVMNNQRKAVYGERLRVLKGIDLKRQVIGYGERTMIEIVDAYINPDLPPEEWNIDQLISKVKEFIYLLDDLKSDDVKLLSIEELKNYLQEQLRIAYDLKESQIEKIRPGLMREAERFFILQQIDNLWREHLQSMDSLRESVGLRGYGQKDPLIEYKNEGYDMFLEMMTNMRRNVIYSMFMFQPKTDVNEKN, encoded by the coding sequence ATGCTAAAACTTTTGTTGGGAGATCCGAATACACGAAAGTTAAAGCGCTATCAACCAATAGTGGAAGAGATAAATTTTTTAGAAGAAGAAATTTCTCAATTGACTGATGATGAGCTTAGAAAAGAAACTCAAAATCTTAAATCAAATATTTCAGCAGAATTAGATTTTAAAAAACAAAAAGAACTCCTAGAAGAATTTCTTCCTAAAGCCTTTGCAATCGTAAGAGAAGCAAGTAAACGTGTTCTTGATATGAGACATTTTGATGTTCAGTTAATAGGCGGGATGGTTCTAAATGATCGTCAAATTGCTGAGATGAAAACTGGAGAGGGAAAAACTCTCGTCGCAACATTACCTTGTTATTTAAATGCTCTTACAGGAAAAGGTGTTCACGTTGTTACTGTAAATGATTATTTAGCTAGAAGGGATGCAGAGTGGATGGGACAAGTTCATCGTTTTTTAGGTTTATCTGTTGGTTTGATTCAGCAAGATATGAATCCATTTGAGAGAAAGAAAAATTATGATTGTGATATAACTTATGCCACAAATTCAGAGTTAGGATTTGATTATTTAAGAGATAATATGGCTACTGATATTAGTGAGGTAGTTCAAAGGAAATTTAATTACTGCGTAATTGATGAGGTTGATTCAATATTAATCGATGAAGCAAGAACGCCATTAATCATTTCTGGCCAAGTTGAACGACCACAAGAAAAATATCAAAAAGCTGCAGAATTATCTCAGGCATTAGTCAAAGCAAAAGAATTAAGTAAAGATGGTATTGATCCAGAAGGGGATTATGAAGTTGATGAAAAACAGAGAAGTTGCATATTAACTGATCAGGGCTTTGCAAAATGTGAAAATTATTTGGGAGTTAATGATTTATATAATCCTCAAGATCCTTGGGCGCATTATATAACTAACGCTTTAAAAGCCAAAGAATTATTTATTAAAGATGTAAATTATATTATTAAGAACGATGAGGCTGTAATAGTGGACGAATTTACTGGTAGGGTAATGCCAGGAAGGCGTTGGAGCGATGGACAACATCAGGCAATAGAAGCAAAAGAGAGTCTTAAAATTCAGCCTGAGACTCAAACATTAGCATCCATAACTTATCAGAATTTTTTCCTTCTATATCCCGGTTTAGCAGGAATGACGGGAACTGCAAAAACTGAGGAGGTTGAATTTGAAAAAACTTATAAATTAGAATCAACAGTTATACCGACAAATCAAATAAGAAAGAGACAAGATTGGTCTGATCAAGTATTTAAAACAGAGATTGGTAAATGGAAAGCCGTTGCTAAAGAAACTATACAAATTCATAGAGATGGTAGACCTGTTTTAGTTGGTACAACAAGTGTTGAAAAAAGTGAATTACTAAGCTCACTTTTATCTGCCGAAAACATCCCACATAATTTGTTAAATGCTAAGCCAGAAAACGTTGAACGTGAGGCAGAAATTGTTGCTCAGGCAGGAAGAGCAGGTGCTGTTACTATTGCCACTAATATGGCTGGAAGGGGAACAGATATAATTCTTGGCGGCAATAGTGACTATATGGCAAGGCTGAAATTAAAAGAACTTTTAATTCCTTTGTTAGTCAAGCCTGATAATGAGCATAAGCCACCAATACCTAAACAAAGAAATTCAAAATCTAAGGGTGGTTTTTCTACAAAAGCTGGTGCAAATTTGAAAAAGAACATTTCAAATTCTTCAACTAGTCTCTTCCCTTGCAAATTAGATGAAGCAATTGAAAAGAAACTCTCACTTTTATCTGATGAACTTGTTAAAAATTGGGGAGACAGACAACTTTCTGTCTTAGAGCTTGATGACAGGATAGCTACAGCTGCAGAAAAAGCACCAACAGATGATAACTTGATAAAGCTTTTGAGAGAATGTTTGTCTGATGTAAAAAAAGAATATGAAAAAGTTTTGATTCATGAAGAAGAGAAAGTAAGAGATGTTGGGGGTTTACATGTCATTGGTACTGAGAGACATGAATCAAGAAGAGTGGATAATCAACTTAGAGGAAGAGCAGGAAGACAAGGCGATCTTGGAAGTACAAGATTCTTTTTATCTTTAGATGATAATTTATTAAGGATTTTTGGAGGTGATAGAGTAGCAAATCTAATGAATGCTTTTAGGGTTGATGAAGATATGCCTATTGAGTCAGGAATGCTTACTAAGTCTCTAGAAGGTGCTCAAAAGAAAGTTGAGACCTACTATTACGATATTAGAAAACAAGTTTTTGAATACGACGAGGTAATGAACAATCAAAGAAAAGCAGTTTATGGCGAAAGACTAAGAGTATTGAAAGGAATTGATTTAAAGAGACAAGTAATAGGATATGGAGAAAGGACAATGATTGAAATTGTAGATGCTTATATTAATCCTGATCTTCCTCCTGAAGAATGGAATATTGATCAATTAATTTCTAAAGTCAAAGAATTTATATATTTATTAGATGATCTTAAATCTGATGATGTTAAATTACTGTCAATAGAAGAATTAAAAAATTATCTTCAAGAGCAGTTGCGAATAGCTTATGATTTAAAGGAATCACAAATAGAAAAGATACGTCCAGGATTAATGAGAGAAGCTGAAAGATTTTTCATTTTGCAGCAAATCGATAATTTATGGCGAGAACATCTTCAATCCATGGATTCCTTGAGGGAATCAGTCGGATTGAGGGGTTATGGTCAAAAAGATCCATTAATCGAATATAAAAACGAAGGATATGACATGTTTCTCGAAATGATGACTAATATGAGACGAAACGTTATTTACTCAATGTTTATGTTTCAACCTAAAACTGACGTTAATGAAAAAAATTAA
- the holA gene encoding DNA polymerase III subunit delta: protein MPIQILWGNDQNAQNTFIQKLIDKEVSKEWKEINVTNLNGDDDEQVNKAFDEVLTPPFGDGYRIVTLKNNPIFTVKNEDLRTKFEKIHDNIPQNTYLILQNTKKPDSRLKSTKFLQKLIKNNLAKEKSFSLPEIWDYEGQKRFLEDAANEMNIKIDKNAAELIIDSVGNDSFKLINELAKAKTYLSAISSDSNSQLFLKSIDVKKIFSDHQSNIFKIIDLLLQKNINESLIEINYSLQKGEPALRLNAGLISQIRIHTIIKLAVNSGNDNAEKICNLAGISNPKRIFFIRKKVKNVSQEYLINLISNLLDIESLLKQGNNPINVFTEKLINLS from the coding sequence ATGCCAATACAAATATTATGGGGTAATGATCAAAATGCTCAAAATACATTTATTCAAAAATTAATTGATAAAGAAGTATCCAAAGAATGGAAAGAAATAAACGTAACTAATTTAAATGGAGATGATGATGAGCAAGTCAATAAAGCTTTTGATGAAGTTCTTACACCTCCTTTTGGAGATGGATACAGAATAGTTACATTGAAAAATAATCCCATTTTTACTGTCAAAAATGAAGATCTAAGAACTAAATTTGAAAAAATTCATGACAATATACCTCAAAATACTTATTTAATTTTGCAAAATACAAAAAAACCAGACTCAAGATTAAAGAGTACTAAATTTTTACAAAAACTTATTAAAAATAATTTAGCCAAAGAAAAATCATTTTCTTTACCAGAAATCTGGGACTACGAGGGCCAAAAAAGATTTTTAGAAGATGCAGCAAATGAAATGAATATCAAAATTGATAAAAATGCAGCTGAATTAATAATTGATTCAGTTGGTAATGACAGCTTTAAACTAATAAATGAATTAGCCAAAGCTAAAACATACCTCTCTGCAATATCAAGTGATTCGAATTCACAACTTTTTCTTAAAAGTATTGATGTAAAAAAAATATTTAGTGATCATCAATCCAATATTTTCAAAATCATTGATCTTCTCTTACAAAAAAATATTAATGAAAGCCTCATTGAAATAAATTATTCTTTACAGAAAGGAGAACCTGCTTTAAGACTAAATGCAGGTTTAATTAGTCAAATAAGAATTCATACCATTATAAAACTAGCAGTTAATTCAGGTAACGATAATGCAGAAAAGATTTGTAATCTTGCAGGCATTTCTAATCCAAAACGAATTTTTTTTATTCGAAAAAAAGTCAAAAATGTATCTCAAGAATATTTAATTAATTTAATTAGTAACTTACTAGATATTGAATCATTACTAAAACAAGGTAATAATCCTATAAATGTTTTTACAGAGAAATTAATTAATTTAAGTTAA